A stretch of Desulfitobacterium dichloroeliminans LMG P-21439 DNA encodes these proteins:
- a CDS encoding cobalamin B12-binding domain-containing protein, giving the protein MHNVADLVENVIQGNAKESVIIARGLLAGGHSIPRIVEGLTRALDSLDAKCHLNQFNLLEILLAARAMKEVVDEVVCQEIEKSPTEFGSMGKKGVFVIGTIQGDIHDLGKNIVVTLLRTVGYKVIDLGKDIPPAQFVVTAKEEKANFIGVSSLIFSSAASIREIKRLLLEENMTNTMVIAGGAAVKQVEKEDLNVDMIAEDAFELIRFLQVLEGNVAE; this is encoded by the coding sequence TTGCACAATGTAGCTGATTTAGTCGAAAACGTCATACAAGGGAATGCTAAGGAATCCGTTATTATCGCAAGAGGTTTATTAGCCGGTGGGCATAGCATACCTCGAATAGTCGAAGGATTAACCAGGGCCTTAGATTCCTTAGATGCCAAATGCCATCTGAATCAATTTAATCTATTGGAAATATTGTTAGCGGCAAGAGCTATGAAAGAAGTCGTGGATGAGGTGGTCTGTCAGGAGATCGAGAAATCCCCAACAGAGTTTGGTTCAATGGGGAAAAAGGGCGTATTTGTGATCGGCACTATTCAAGGAGATATTCATGATCTGGGAAAAAACATCGTCGTGACCCTCTTAAGAACGGTAGGTTATAAGGTCATCGATTTGGGTAAAGATATTCCGCCTGCCCAATTTGTCGTGACAGCTAAAGAAGAGAAGGCGAATTTTATCGGGGTGAGCAGTTTGATTTTTTCTTCAGCGGCGAGCATTCGCGAGATTAAAAGGCTGCTGCTGGAAGAAAATATGACGAATACTATGGTGATAGCCGGAGGTGCTGCTGTTAAGCAAGTAGAAAAGGAAGATTTAAATGTCGATATGATTGCGGAAGATGCTTTTGAACTGATTAGATTCCTCCAGGTTTTAGAAGGGAATGTGGCAGAGTGA
- a CDS encoding uroporphyrinogen decarboxylase family protein: protein MAVLKGNSFQDTLCMPLVFGGAAFLTDVKLRQYLQNGEVLGQCQLNSQQRFDYDAVFVYGDNCVEAEALGAKVYFPENAYPYLKEYILEDPGQLRELPVIDPRQDGRMPELLRAAEYLRTELGDHLPIVGVVLGPMSIASQLMGLERLLYLLLDSPCEFENVIKYTSEISQKFGMSLLAHGVHMTAVIDPSASESIIPGEVFVRYLLPHLRETFAHFREAGALACWLMITGNTQGFLPYYGQCGIEIASIDYEVPLTEALKWGENLTIAGNIKPYSFINKSSKDIFCRSQELIHQAMGRKRFILSSGCEIPLDSKPENLAAFVRGAKGR from the coding sequence ATGGCTGTTTTGAAAGGTAATTCTTTTCAGGATACTCTCTGCATGCCATTGGTATTTGGTGGTGCAGCATTTTTAACAGATGTTAAGTTAAGGCAATACCTGCAAAACGGAGAGGTCCTAGGGCAATGTCAGCTAAACTCACAACAGCGATTCGATTATGACGCCGTTTTCGTATACGGAGATAATTGTGTCGAAGCGGAAGCCTTAGGGGCAAAGGTGTATTTTCCGGAAAATGCTTATCCTTATCTAAAAGAGTATATACTGGAGGACCCCGGCCAGCTAAGGGAATTGCCGGTTATTGATCCGCGCCAAGACGGCAGGATGCCGGAATTATTGCGGGCAGCTGAATACTTAAGGACTGAGCTCGGAGACCATCTGCCTATTGTTGGAGTTGTCTTAGGGCCTATGAGCATCGCGAGCCAATTGATGGGATTGGAAAGGCTCCTTTATCTATTGCTTGATTCGCCTTGTGAATTTGAAAACGTGATAAAATACACTTCCGAGATCTCCCAGAAATTTGGCATGTCTTTACTTGCCCATGGTGTTCATATGACAGCAGTTATCGATCCCAGTGCTTCAGAAAGCATTATTCCCGGCGAGGTTTTTGTTCGCTATCTCTTGCCTCACCTGCGCGAGACTTTCGCTCACTTCAGGGAGGCCGGTGCATTGGCCTGTTGGTTGATGATTACTGGAAATACTCAAGGTTTTTTACCGTATTATGGACAATGTGGAATAGAAATTGCAAGTATAGATTATGAAGTTCCCCTCACGGAAGCATTGAAATGGGGAGAAAATCTGACAATTGCCGGTAATATTAAACCATATAGCTTTATTAATAAATCCTCCAAGGATATATTTTGCCGGAGCCAAGAATTGATTCATCAGGCAATGGGCAGAAAGCGGTTTATTTTAAGCTCCGGATGTGAAATACCGCTGGATTCAAAACCGGAGAATCTTGCTGCCTTCGTCCGAGGGGCTAAAGGTAGGTGA
- a CDS encoding sensor histidine kinase — MGQHHNTALSTEEQLKKQIVALHKINNITGFLPLNIAEMLPVIKKEMEDIFADFECNINVFAGKSNCCTLEEGSCKALRDQLPMLAEQDQSCPCYTGKVCQKTYLAHICVPLTAGTEVLGVITLKSMRRQGLSRDLLELLLAIANQVAATIQRSQLLNHLAQEKRNLENANNEITQLNTELMSTIKELKRTQMQLIYSERLAAAGRLAANLTHEINNPIGIILSRLEWLLLEAPESELPEEVVRDLQVIKKHTDRIAHITRGLLSFSRRTKNETSLVNLEKLIKETVAWLERQFSRKDIMLALNLNPLPQVMGNRDQLEQVLVNILTNAKDALPKGGQITIAAKHDSEQKLIQIDVADTGTGIPEEIMNTIFDPFFSTKDKELGTGLGLPISLTIMKEHEGFLRMASTPGEGSCFSMILPCAPMHEEGERNG; from the coding sequence ATGGGTCAGCATCATAACACGGCTTTATCTACTGAAGAACAACTGAAGAAACAGATTGTTGCTCTCCATAAGATCAACAATATAACCGGTTTTCTACCATTAAATATTGCTGAAATGCTGCCGGTGATTAAAAAAGAGATGGAAGACATTTTTGCGGATTTTGAATGTAATATCAATGTGTTTGCCGGAAAATCCAATTGCTGTACCTTAGAGGAAGGTAGCTGCAAAGCTTTAAGGGATCAATTACCCATGCTTGCAGAGCAAGATCAAAGCTGCCCTTGCTATACAGGGAAGGTCTGCCAGAAAACTTACCTGGCCCATATTTGTGTGCCGCTAACTGCCGGTACGGAAGTATTGGGAGTGATTACCCTTAAAAGCATGAGGAGGCAAGGACTAAGCCGAGATTTGCTTGAATTGCTCCTGGCCATTGCCAATCAGGTAGCGGCGACCATCCAGAGATCCCAATTACTTAATCATCTTGCTCAAGAAAAGAGAAATCTCGAAAATGCTAACAATGAAATTACCCAGCTGAATACAGAATTGATGAGCACTATTAAAGAATTGAAAAGGACACAGATGCAGCTGATCTACTCGGAACGCCTGGCTGCCGCCGGCAGATTAGCGGCTAATCTTACTCATGAGATCAACAATCCGATCGGGATAATCCTGTCAAGATTAGAATGGTTGCTCCTAGAGGCTCCGGAAAGTGAATTACCGGAGGAGGTCGTGAGAGATTTGCAGGTTATCAAAAAGCATACGGACCGGATTGCCCATATTACCCGGGGGTTGCTATCCTTTTCCAGGAGAACGAAAAATGAAACGAGTTTAGTAAATTTAGAGAAACTGATCAAGGAAACAGTGGCTTGGCTGGAAAGGCAATTTTCTAGGAAGGATATTATGCTTGCTTTAAACCTGAATCCGCTGCCGCAAGTCATGGGTAATAGGGATCAACTGGAACAGGTTCTGGTCAATATCTTAACCAATGCTAAGGATGCACTACCAAAAGGAGGACAAATTACGATTGCAGCTAAGCATGATTCCGAGCAGAAGCTTATTCAGATCGATGTTGCCGATACTGGTACGGGAATACCGGAGGAAATAATGAATACAATCTTCGATCCTTTTTTTAGTACAAAGGACAAAGAATTGGGCACGGGGCTGGGACTGCCCATCAGCTTAACGATTATGAAAGAGCATGAGGGTTTTTTGAGGATGGCGAGCACTCCCGGTGAAGGCAGCTGTTTTAGCATGATATTACCCTGTGCCCCTATGCATGAGGAAGGTGAGCGGAATGGGTAA
- a CDS encoding sigma-54-dependent transcriptional regulator: protein MGKVRHIVVIDDESDMLETCARVIHRMGYDCTTFDDGCEAIEEICKIQPDLIITDIKMPGCDGFEVLEKAKACVPQARVVVITGYATVDSAVQAMKEGAYDYLSKPFPIEQLQMTINKALQHIALTEENQLLRAQLQEGLNTDNIIGARGGLQGIFATIGKISNSDASILILGESGTGKEVIARAIHKNSRRSTGPFIPVDCASLPENLLESELFGHERGSFTGANTTKQGLLEMAHGGTLFLDELGELTLAMQAKLLRTLEERAIRRVGGNRLINVDIRIVAATNRDLEEAVLRKEFREDLYYRINVITLKLPLLRERQQDIPLLVNHFCRKFAQDMNKKVAGFTPEALKIMREYPWPGNIRELRNVVERAISLADSELVEVRDLPQKIIDGQEEILTEQEDLGSLSFHAAKDIWLRRFEIKYLEELLNKHNGNITQAAKSAGIDRKTIHRLINKYDLPMS from the coding sequence ATGGGTAAGGTGCGCCATATTGTCGTCATTGATGATGAGTCAGATATGCTAGAAACATGTGCTAGGGTTATCCACCGCATGGGCTACGACTGTACAACCTTTGACGATGGTTGTGAAGCTATAGAGGAAATCTGTAAAATTCAGCCGGACTTGATTATAACCGATATCAAAATGCCCGGATGTGATGGTTTTGAAGTGTTAGAGAAGGCTAAGGCCTGTGTCCCCCAGGCGAGAGTAGTTGTCATCACGGGATATGCTACGGTGGATTCCGCCGTACAAGCCATGAAGGAAGGGGCTTATGATTACCTTTCCAAGCCATTCCCTATCGAACAGTTACAGATGACAATCAATAAAGCCCTTCAACACATCGCCTTAACGGAGGAAAACCAATTGCTCCGCGCCCAGCTACAGGAGGGCCTTAACACCGATAATATTATCGGTGCCCGGGGCGGGCTGCAAGGAATCTTTGCAACAATCGGCAAGATTTCCAACAGCGATGCTTCCATTCTTATTTTGGGTGAAAGCGGTACCGGCAAAGAAGTAATCGCCCGAGCTATTCACAAAAACAGCAGGCGTTCCACCGGTCCTTTCATTCCGGTGGATTGTGCTTCCTTGCCGGAAAATCTTTTGGAAAGTGAGCTCTTTGGCCATGAAAGGGGATCCTTTACCGGAGCTAATACTACCAAGCAGGGATTATTGGAAATGGCTCATGGGGGAACACTTTTCCTAGATGAATTGGGGGAGCTGACTCTCGCCATGCAGGCGAAGTTGTTAAGAACCTTAGAAGAGCGAGCGATCAGACGAGTCGGCGGTAATCGTCTGATTAATGTGGATATTCGAATTGTCGCGGCTACTAACCGTGATTTAGAGGAAGCAGTTCTTCGCAAGGAGTTTAGAGAAGATCTCTATTATCGAATCAATGTCATTACTTTGAAGCTACCGCTCCTGCGTGAGCGCCAGCAGGATATCCCCTTACTTGTTAATCATTTTTGTAGGAAATTTGCCCAGGATATGAACAAGAAAGTGGCCGGATTCACACCTGAGGCCCTAAAGATAATGAGGGAATATCCCTGGCCGGGCAATATCCGCGAGCTGCGAAATGTCGTGGAAAGGGCTATTTCCTTAGCAGACTCGGAGCTGGTCGAGGTCCGTGATCTACCCCAGAAGATCATCGATGGACAAGAAGAAATCCTCACTGAACAGGAGGATTTGGGTTCGCTTTCTTTTCACGCGGCCAAAGATATTTGGTTGAGGAGGTTTGAAATAAAGTACCTTGAGGAGCTCTTAAATAAGCATAATGGTAATATTACGCAGGCGGCAAAATCAGCCGGTATCGACCGGAAAACAATCCATCGGCTGATCAATAAGTATGATTTGCCGATGAGTTAA
- a CDS encoding ABC transporter permease: MFGKLILRNIRRRPWQQGLTLFVVAACTAALVTGILLVWGIERAGQGAVDNLGADVMAIPADAHFEPGQILFTGAPANIYMDAKVLEEIEKIPGIEGITAQFFSQTLNQSCCSLPEEYRLVGYDPQTDFLVRNLLAKGVGRDLKETEVIVGGNVPAFLGDRVVILAEAFDVAGYLKPLGGSIDDTIFVPITTARRLAGASPYLQEYWQEAGDPEGLISSVLIKTASGIDSGQVARDIDRILGIKGVTASNLFAEMKEELLVIKEILRLMVVINCGITIASLSSRYSSLVLERQQELALLRALGTEKKNIFKLVMLETLCSSVAAAFIGCLAGYGLVLYLAKSLSSHSSFPFMLPMASQLGIAFAGVVAFILFISCLAAFWPARSSSRLDPVIALTEGEL, encoded by the coding sequence ATGTTTGGGAAGCTAATTTTGCGCAATATCAGAAGACGACCCTGGCAGCAAGGACTGACGCTATTTGTGGTCGCCGCTTGTACAGCTGCCCTGGTAACCGGAATACTTTTGGTCTGGGGCATTGAAAGGGCGGGTCAAGGTGCCGTCGATAATCTGGGTGCGGATGTTATGGCAATACCGGCGGATGCTCACTTTGAACCCGGTCAGATCCTCTTTACAGGAGCCCCCGCCAATATTTACATGGATGCCAAGGTGCTGGAGGAGATTGAGAAGATTCCCGGTATTGAAGGAATTACCGCGCAGTTTTTCAGTCAGACACTGAATCAAAGCTGTTGCAGCCTTCCCGAAGAATACCGGTTAGTAGGCTATGACCCTCAAACGGATTTTCTAGTCCGGAATTTATTAGCGAAAGGGGTGGGTCGAGATTTAAAAGAAACGGAGGTTATCGTCGGGGGTAATGTGCCTGCTTTTCTGGGTGACAGGGTTGTGATTCTAGCGGAGGCTTTTGATGTAGCCGGTTATCTGAAACCGCTGGGAGGAAGCATTGACGATACGATCTTTGTGCCCATCACGACAGCCCGGAGACTGGCCGGGGCAAGTCCGTACTTACAGGAGTATTGGCAAGAGGCTGGAGATCCGGAAGGGCTGATATCGTCAGTGCTGATTAAAACTGCTAGCGGAATCGATTCGGGACAGGTGGCCAGGGATATTGACAGGATCCTGGGCATCAAAGGAGTGACAGCGAGCAATTTATTTGCGGAGATGAAGGAAGAATTGCTGGTGATTAAAGAGATACTGCGTTTGATGGTTGTGATTAATTGCGGCATCACCATAGCTTCTCTGTCATCAAGGTACTCATCACTGGTCTTGGAAAGGCAGCAGGAGTTAGCTCTGTTGCGGGCACTGGGAACCGAGAAAAAAAACATCTTTAAGCTGGTTATGCTTGAGACCCTTTGCAGTAGTGTGGCAGCTGCTTTCATCGGATGTTTAGCCGGATATGGCTTGGTGCTTTATCTGGCGAAATCTCTGAGTAGTCACAGTTCTTTTCCCTTTATGCTGCCCATGGCGTCCCAGCTCGGTATAGCCTTTGCGGGGGTAGTCGCTTTTATCCTTTTCATCAGTTGCCTGGCCGCTTTTTGGCCGGCGAGGAGTTCATCACGCTTGGATCCGGTAATTGCATTAACTGAAGGTGAGCTGTAA
- a CDS encoding ABC transporter ATP-binding protein, translating to MQIVLKNVTHHYQDRAGEVVTPVCNIHLTINSGDSLAIYGPSGSGKSTLLFILGCLLRPSQGEMHLDGHSLLHYGEKELGELRNRKIGFMFQMCYLLPTLTVKENILLPLWIQKGRERDNGAGQKVVKSLLEQLGLGDRADFLPYQLSGGQRRRVAMARAMVSDPELILADEPTAELDEGNKIFVGKWLGQQAAKNKIVVIATHDPGLATYAGKVYNLSEGQLHEKALDKEIASV from the coding sequence ATGCAGATAGTATTAAAAAACGTAACCCACCACTATCAGGACAGGGCCGGAGAGGTCGTTACCCCCGTGTGCAACATTCACTTAACCATTAACAGTGGCGATTCACTGGCTATCTATGGACCCTCAGGTAGTGGCAAAAGTACCCTGCTGTTTATTCTAGGCTGCCTATTAAGGCCTTCTCAAGGTGAGATGCATTTAGATGGGCACTCACTGCTCCACTATGGAGAGAAGGAATTAGGGGAATTGAGGAATCGCAAAATAGGTTTTATGTTCCAGATGTGTTACTTACTTCCGACTTTGACGGTCAAAGAGAATATATTACTGCCTCTCTGGATCCAAAAAGGAAGGGAGAGAGACAATGGGGCAGGGCAAAAGGTCGTTAAGTCCTTGCTCGAACAACTGGGTTTAGGGGATAGGGCTGATTTTTTACCTTATCAGCTAAGCGGCGGCCAAAGGCGTCGCGTAGCTATGGCTAGAGCAATGGTAAGTGATCCGGAGCTGATTCTTGCTGATGAACCGACGGCAGAGCTTGACGAAGGGAATAAGATCTTTGTGGGGAAATGGCTGGGACAGCAAGCAGCCAAGAACAAAATAGTCGTCATTGCTACTCATGATCCGGGTTTAGCGACTTATGCCGGAAAGGTTTATAACTTAAGCGAGGGGCAATTGCATGAAAAGGCCTTAGATAAAGAAATAGCATCTGTTTAA
- a CDS encoding DUF4418 family protein, translating into MNGKLQKVIGGSGVVLGILIALTPFQLVPVCQRLLELTSGKMVHMRCHYTGQAEIFLGILITLVSLIYFFNKSLPAQKSLGGVLVLLGIAVIILPTNLGIGVCMNPMECHTTAKLLYVLGGLSVVDGLVAIFQDKVPVSSSKDINA; encoded by the coding sequence ATGAATGGAAAGCTTCAAAAGGTTATCGGCGGCTCGGGTGTAGTCTTGGGAATATTAATCGCTTTGACTCCCTTTCAGCTGGTCCCGGTTTGCCAAAGATTATTGGAGTTAACTTCCGGGAAGATGGTTCATATGCGTTGCCACTACACCGGTCAGGCGGAAATCTTTTTGGGCATCTTGATTACTCTGGTTTCGCTCATCTATTTTTTCAACAAATCGTTACCTGCTCAAAAAAGCTTAGGCGGGGTCTTGGTGCTTTTGGGAATTGCTGTTATTATTCTGCCGACAAATCTAGGGATAGGTGTTTGCATGAATCCCATGGAATGCCATACTACAGCTAAGCTTCTCTATGTTTTGGGAGGATTATCGGTAGTTGATGGGCTGGTCGCAATTTTTCAAGATAAAGTCCCAGTTTCGAGTTCCAAAGATATTAATGCCTGA
- a CDS encoding c-type cytochrome, protein MSYFSVALINKGVNNLRGLVANKLSKVLGLNMVVVGLVIGFVLFSTYAVPTPVEADTAQEGYLTFQSTCTACHAMDTVQNYQGSLAWPEIIELMKGYGAFIQEEEEGEIVQYLEEAYPK, encoded by the coding sequence TTGTCATATTTTTCAGTAGCCTTGATAAACAAGGGGGTGAATAATTTGCGGGGATTGGTTGCCAATAAATTAAGCAAGGTGTTGGGGCTGAATATGGTTGTCGTCGGATTAGTAATTGGCTTTGTCCTTTTTAGCACCTATGCTGTACCAACACCGGTAGAAGCAGATACTGCGCAAGAAGGATATCTTACCTTCCAATCGACCTGTACAGCTTGCCATGCCATGGATACGGTTCAGAATTATCAAGGTTCATTAGCCTGGCCGGAAATCATTGAATTGATGAAGGGCTATGGTGCCTTTATTCAAGAGGAAGAGGAGGGTGAGATCGTTCAGTATCTAGAAGAGGCTTACCCCAAGTAA
- a CDS encoding ubiquinol-cytochrome c reductase iron-sulfur subunit, with the protein METNKEKIKLTRRRFLGIMTGVPLALSIGTPVVAAGKMLSPANALRPIPPKMAILKEEDLLEKPKEIVYDGFPAMIFRNGNEYKAFSRVCTHLGCTVMWNEAEKRFECPCHGGIFDEEGNVIEGPPPKPLTRLKAWVENGYVMIQEEVV; encoded by the coding sequence ATGGAGACTAACAAAGAAAAGATAAAGCTAACCAGACGCAGATTTCTGGGTATTATGACAGGTGTGCCTTTGGCCTTGAGTATAGGGACACCGGTGGTTGCGGCCGGTAAAATGCTCAGCCCCGCCAATGCCTTAAGGCCCATCCCTCCCAAAATGGCCATTCTAAAGGAAGAGGATTTACTGGAAAAGCCGAAGGAAATCGTCTATGACGGCTTCCCCGCTATGATTTTTAGAAATGGCAATGAGTATAAAGCATTTTCCAGGGTATGTACCCATCTGGGCTGTACGGTTATGTGGAATGAGGCGGAGAAACGATTTGAATGCCCTTGCCATGGCGGAATTTTTGATGAGGAGGGCAATGTTATTGAAGGTCCTCCGCCTAAGCCCTTAACACGTCTCAAGGCTTGGGTGGAAAATGGTTACGTTATGATACAGGAGGAGGTTGTTTAG
- a CDS encoding cytochrome b N-terminal domain-containing protein, translated as MAFEHKEVEVKDMLRDIAEHPVPKHARNFIFCFGGITFLLFLIQVVTGIVLAVYYKPTIEAAYSSVLFINNEVFMGKALRSIHNVSANLMLIMVVCHFLRVIFTGSYKPPRQFNWVVGVFLLIFVILFCFTGYLLTMDQVGYWAAIIGTKILGSIPLVGDQLLLLSQAGTKITDYTLIRFFIIHIVVLPVLTIGLLIAHFLMIRKQGISGPL; from the coding sequence GTGGCATTTGAGCATAAAGAGGTTGAAGTCAAAGACATGCTCAGGGACATTGCTGAGCATCCGGTTCCTAAGCATGCCCGAAATTTCATCTTCTGCTTTGGGGGGATTACCTTTTTGTTGTTCTTAATCCAGGTAGTCACGGGGATTGTCTTGGCAGTTTACTACAAGCCGACGATAGAGGCTGCATATTCGAGTGTATTGTTTATCAATAATGAGGTCTTTATGGGTAAGGCTTTGCGCTCGATTCACAATGTTTCAGCCAACCTGATGCTGATTATGGTGGTATGTCATTTCCTGAGGGTTATTTTTACAGGATCCTACAAACCACCCCGTCAGTTTAACTGGGTAGTCGGCGTTTTTCTCCTTATTTTTGTCATCCTGTTCTGCTTTACTGGCTATCTATTGACAATGGATCAGGTAGGCTATTGGGCAGCAATTATCGGGACAAAGATCCTAGGCTCGATTCCCCTCGTAGGTGATCAGCTTTTGCTGTTGAGCCAGGCTGGGACGAAGATTACGGATTATACCTTGATTAGATTTTTCATCATCCATATCGTTGTGCTGCCGGTGTTGACCATAGGTTTATTGATCGCCCACTTTTTGATGATTCGTAAACAGGGTATTTCCGGCCCGTTATAA
- a CDS encoding cytochrome b subunit of the bc complex: MEVDKRKTIDKNVPFFPNHLTTEVAVALAVLGLVLFMAGVMPKELGPPANPVMTPSHILPDWYFLWMFGLLQLVPQMMGLLLPAILVMGVFLLPWLDRSSSRRPEARAWIIIGTEITLILMVILSYVALHF; this comes from the coding sequence ATGGAAGTTGATAAACGAAAAACCATTGATAAAAATGTACCCTTTTTCCCGAATCATCTCACCACTGAAGTAGCTGTAGCCTTGGCGGTTTTGGGGCTTGTTCTTTTTATGGCTGGTGTAATGCCGAAGGAATTAGGGCCGCCGGCGAATCCGGTGATGACCCCCTCCCATATTCTCCCGGATTGGTATTTCCTCTGGATGTTCGGTCTGCTCCAGCTTGTACCCCAAATGATGGGGTTATTGCTTCCGGCGATTTTAGTTATGGGGGTATTTTTACTGCCTTGGTTGGATCGAAGCAGTTCACGTCGGCCGGAAGCAAGGGCCTGGATTATTATCGGCACGGAAATAACCCTGATTTTGATGGTGATTCTATCCTACGTCGCCTTACACTTTTAA
- a CDS encoding cytochrome c: MTGKGQDFFSAHLLLSLFGIWLGIGFLLGITGSVIAAPSYAMPVDRESEMIYASGLQPQTTGGNQNAGTDPAAVATAANKGELFLKKGCTQCHEVSYYGITGGVTGPDLTKAYADAPARFGKTLAEFLKEPEGTMAEMFVRMEITEEEKAEILKLLTEAGGGAAADAPEAESKEQTGGE, from the coding sequence ATGACGGGAAAAGGTCAGGATTTCTTTTCAGCTCATTTGTTGCTTTCACTTTTTGGTATCTGGCTGGGGATCGGTTTTTTGCTGGGGATTACAGGCAGTGTAATTGCCGCTCCCAGTTATGCCATGCCTGTTGATCGCGAATCCGAGATGATCTATGCCTCCGGTTTGCAACCGCAAACTACGGGCGGAAACCAAAATGCCGGAACGGACCCCGCAGCGGTGGCGACGGCAGCGAATAAAGGGGAACTTTTTTTAAAAAAGGGCTGCACCCAATGTCATGAAGTAAGCTATTACGGAATAACCGGCGGTGTGACAGGACCGGATTTGACCAAGGCGTACGCTGATGCACCGGCACGTTTCGGTAAGACTCTTGCCGAATTCCTTAAGGAGCCGGAAGGTACTATGGCGGAGATGTTCGTCAGAATGGAAATTACCGAGGAAGAAAAAGCTGAAATTCTTAAGCTTCTTACTGAGGCCGGCGGTGGGGCTGCCGCAGATGCACCTGAAGCGGAGAGTAAAGAGCAAACCGGTGGTGAATAA